The following is a genomic window from Pongo pygmaeus isolate AG05252 chromosome 22, NHGRI_mPonPyg2-v2.0_pri, whole genome shotgun sequence.
TGCTGCCCAGAAAAACACCAGCCACTTCCACAGAGAAATCTTCCTGGTAACTGTCACAACTCCCTTTTCTTTCTATCCAGGGTAGGCCTGGTTTGCAGTCAGGCAACTGACTATGTCAAGTACCAAGAGAGGTCCCTGCAGATTGACCAAGCCTAGGCAGAAAATGTTCACACTGAGGCATAATTGAATTAGGCAGAAAAGCAAATGCCTGGCAGGTTGGTTGAGAAAAAGGCCAGAGGGGCCTGGGGGACTTCCTTTGGGCAGCCAGGCCGATAATCAGGCAGCAACCACGTAACTGGCCTTGCCTCTTCCCTCCCCACAGAATATAAGGGATAATGGAAGGAGCTGCTCGTGAATCGTGCAGCTGCAGCAAACAGGCCTCCCGGGCCCCAAAAGCATTGCTACCCTTTTCCCTGCTGCCTGTTATTGGACAAAGGCAGGATGCAATTTGCCTCCTTCCCAGAATATACAAGACAACTCTGTATCCTATCATAACTGGAATCCTCCAAATTACCTCTTTTCAGAGAGGCCCCATCCAACTTCCCTACAGAAACAACAGTGCCTCTCTCCTACTCCAAGGAGAAGCACGTCCGAGATGTTTTCTTGGAATGTTTTCTTGACTTTCTGCAAGAAGCAGGTCGTGTTTaatggtgccagctcctcctGTAGCTCTATTGTTAGGAAGTGTCACTCTTGCCCCTGGGCACCCTGCCTCCCACGCAGATCTGAGATTCTTCAAGGCAGAACAGGTGCTCTCTCTCTGCACATTGCTTTCCTGGGCCTGGGAAAATGCAGAGCACATACTCAAAGGACCTCAGTGAAGGGCAGCATTGACCCACAGAGGCACCAGGGGGACAGGGGGACTCTCTTCCCTCCTTGaaagttgtattagtctgttttcatgctgctgataaagacatacccgagactgagtaatttataagaacaaagtgtaatggactcacagttccacatggctggggaggcctcacaatcatggcagaaggtgaaacgCGTGTCTTACATTGGTGTCAGGCAAGAGAGAGGAGAGCCAAGCAAAAAGGGTTcccccttttaaaaccatcagatctcgtgagacttattcactactatgagaacagtatggaggaagccgcccccatgattcagttacctcccaccgggtcccttccacaacatgtgggaattatgggagctacaattcaagatgagatttgggtgggcacacagtcAACCCATATCAAGAGTCCATCAAAACAGTCCTTGTGGGCTTCAGACATCAATAAGCAGCTCCTAATCCATCTAGTGGTCAATTAAGCTAAGAAGCTAAACTGAGATtctcagaggaaaaagaaaaggttcGCTCTGGATGAATATGGCTGAGGTCCCACATGTTAGGACAGGCCCCGGCATCTGCGTCATCCCGTGGAGCGATATGCAGCTCCGAGGCCAGCATAAATCAGGCCCAGAGCCACAGGCATGGCCAGCCCACCGGGCCAAAGGCATGCCACAGCGCCATCCATCACACGGTGGCTGCCCAGTCACCGGCAGAGTCGGCCACGGGGACAGGAGGGCTTGGTGACTCCGGCTGCCAAACAGCAGCATGTTTGATTTAGTATTATCATATTTTtctcatgaatttttaaattcagataaTTCACCCCGCATTACttttatagatgtatatatacacactgcaTACAGGGAAGTTAGCCAAGTCTACACATGACTGAGTAATCCAATTTCAATGACCTTGATGATTCTAACATAAAGAAAGGCACTGGGCCTAAGTGGACCAGAGTCTGCAGTTCAGAGAAAGAGCAAACGCGGTGGCTTGGGAGGGGTAATGGGAAATGTGGCCAAGGACATCCCAGGAAGGACAGACAAGCTCCAAACCAACACAGCAGAAATGTGGAAGTGAAGCAATTTGTTCATACAGAAAAGGATGGACAATTAAGCCAACACCAGGCACCAGGCTCTGGGAGAAACTCAGTACCAGACAGAGtgaaagcatgtgtgtgtgtgtgtgtgtgtgtgtgtgtgtgtgagagagagagacacacacacagagagagagagaaagagagataaagagagagtgagagatacaAAAACTAGTGTTTAGGAAGATGGTTTACAAAGGACATGCCCAGGAAAATTTGAGAGTACTTCATAAGTGCAAGGATACTGAAAACGACAAAGAAAAAGAAGCGTCAGTGCTAATACCCCGACTAAAAATCTGGTGGCTGGAAGACTAGAGGTGATGCTAATAGAGATGAAGTTGGAAGAGGGAAAACAGTAAGTTTGGGTTTCAAGTTGAACTTCCAAGATTAGCAGACCACCTTATAGAGGGCACACCCTAAGATGATTGATCCCAAATGATCCATGTTCTTGTATAACCCCTCCTCTTGAGTGTGGGCAGGACATGACAAAATGATGGGGTGTCACTCCACTGATTATATTTCATTATGTAAGACTTATCTAAGCAGGCTGGGCCTTGAAAAAgcaaactgctgagctcaggagttcaagaccagccaagccaacatgatgaaatcctgtatctactaaaaatacaaaaagttggccaggcatggtggcacacacctgtagtcccagctactcgggaggctgaggcatgagaatcacttgagcccgggaggcggagactgcagtgagccaagatcgcattccggcctgggccacagagcaagaccctatttagaaacaacaacaacagaaaggtTATAAGCGCCATGGCTATGACTAGTGTCAAATTGCTTGCCGTTGTTTTAAGAAAGCCAGATACCTGGATTGGACTCTGGGGTGTTCTCCGAGGGAAACCTTTGTCACACAAACTCTGTACTTCCTGGAATCGATACAGTACTAAGTTACGTGCACCAAGTTATAAAAGACTTATCCATAATATTTTCTCACTGAAATTCTCAGGGCTTTTActatctccaaaatatatttttccattttccataagACTCAAAAGTAATAAACGCTCTAATAAATCTACTACAAAGTCACTGCAAAAAGTAGAAGATGAAGAGGACTCTGATGAAGAAAGCGATCATGATGAGATGACTGAGCAGGAAGAGGAGCTTGAGGATGACCCTACTATAGTCAAAGACTATCAAGACCTGGAAAAAGCAGTGCAGTCTTTTTGGTACGATGATGTCCTGAAGACAGGCCTAGATATTGGGAGAAACAAAGTGGAAGATGCGTTCTACAAAGGTGAACTCaggctgaatggggaaaagttatgGAAGAAAAACAGAACGGTCAAAGTGGGAGATACATTGGATCTTCTCATTGGAGATCTTCTGAATCCAATGTATCTAGGAGATATATTGGATCTTCTCTTTGGAGAGGATAAAGAAGGAGGAACCAAGACAGTGATGAGGATTCTCCTGAAAAAAGTGTTTGaagactgaaagtgaaaaatacaGAGTGGTGTTACGGCAGTGGAAAAACTTAAAATTGCCTAGGAAGAGAATGTCTAAATAAACGGATTGCTTTTTAGCAATAAAGCTGCTTTCTAGTGGTAGAGAAAGcggtcaaaaaaagaaaaaaagaaaattgccatGTTGGAACTGCCTATGAAGGGGCTGTGTGGCAGGAACTGTGGGTGTCTATAGGTAGTGGCAATGGCCTCTGAGTGCTGAGGTGGCCTCAGGCTGACAGCCATTAAGAAGCCAGAGGGCAGGacatggtggatcacgcctgtaatcccagaactttgggaggccaaggtgggtggatcacctgaggtcaggagttcgagaccagcctgaccaacatggcaaaactccatgtctacaaaaatacaaaaattagccaggcgtggtggtgcacgcctgtagtcccagctactcagcaggctgaggcaggagaatcgcttgaacccgggaggcagagattgcagtgagattgcgccactgcactccaatctgggcaatagagcgagactccatctccaaataaataaataaataaataaaatttaaaaaataaaaaaaaagaaagtgcagtAAAATGAATACTTTTCCATGGGTTAAAAAGCAAATGgccaaaaaagggggaaaaataaaagtgctaCAAAGACCAACATGACCTGGCCTGCTTGACCTCACTGAACCTTCTATATGCTCCTTCTTGCTCAGCCTGGTCCAGGCACACTGGCCACCTTTCTGTTGCTCCCACTCCAGCACGAGCTGTTATTACCTCTTCCCAGAATGCTCTTCCTCCATagccacatttccttccattgttTGCCCAAAGCCTTTCCCATAAATGCCTACCCTGACCAATGTATTTTTAATTGCACTCCAGTTACCTCATGAGCTGCTATACTTTTATCCAGACCATTTATCACCTTCTGCCATGCTATAAGATTTACTATTTGTTATGTTGATTGTTTTTCTGTCTTCCCCTGCTAGAATGCAAGCTCCACAAAGACTgatttttgtctgtattttttgCTGATAAATTCCAAGAGTTCAGAACAATACATAGTACAAAACACGTGCTcaggaaaatatttactgaaaggtTCAAGGCAGTCATTAAGCAATGAGATTGGTCTACATGTATTACTGTAGTAAGATGTCCATGAGATCTCATAAGGTTAAAAATTTTAAGAGCATGTCAGAAAACAACATGTGTACTATGATCCTTTCTCATATAtgtacaaaacaaaaactctccttTACAAGCAATCCATTCCTGAAGTCTTAACATGGGCCAGAGCAAGGTAGGCATTCACACAGGAAGTGGAGGCCATGATGTCACTGAGTAGGGTGTCCAACCCAACCCAGCAGGGTGAGGAAGGGGCCATGTGGAACAGCAGCGCAGCACGCGTGTCCAAGCCAAGCACGACAAGGAGGGCATCCACGTGGGAGGAAGTAGAGCCAGGAAAGAGATTGGTTACATACATGCCAGTTGATCAAATAAGTAAAGATATGAAGGATAATGGGCACCACCAGAGTTCTGCTTGTTGGAGAAGCCATTTAAATGTGGAAAAGGAGAAAACTAGAACAAACCTTATGGAGCTGAATCAGAATTGAAGGCATCAGTGTGAATTCATGTGTGTGAAGATGTAACTCCCTAGTGAGCGTCTCGGGACAGTGACTCCCCAATAAACAGTGAGCACACCTTAAGCCCAGATTTTGGTTTCTACGTCCCAGTGTCCACTAAAAGAAAGCACGACTCCTTAGACAAATGGCTGGTTCCCCTGCTGGGGCAAGCAAAGAATAAGATAAGCAtagagtccaggcatggtggctcatgcctgtaatcctagcacttcgggaggctgaggggggtagatcacctgaggtcaggagtttgagatcagtgtgACCAATGtggggaaaccccatttctattaaaaatgcaaaatcagccgggcatggtggcacatgcctgtaatcccagatacttgggtggctgaggcaggagaactgcttgaatccaagaggcagaggttgcagtgagtcgagatcacaccattgcactccagcctgggcaacaagagtgaaactctgcctcaaaaaaaaaaaaaaaaaaaaaaaaaaagaccctagaACATAGGCTAGAAAGTAAGGAAGTACGCAAAGAATGACAGCACAGAGAAACAAGCTCCTCTTAGCCAGCTGAGTGGCAATATGAGTATCaagataatttcatttttttaatttttttttttttgagacagagtctcactcttgtcgcccaggctggagtgcggtggcatgatctcagctctcttcaacctccgcctcccaggctcaagctattctcctacctcagcctcctgagtagctgggattacaggcacccgccattacgcccagctaatttttgtacttttagtagaatgaaagtaatggaatataggCCACTGAACAAGACACAGGAAACTATGAGCGAACAGTAGAACAGCTCAGAATCTGGACCACCAGATGGGAAGCGCTAGAACACAGCAATTCCGTGACGTTGCTGCTAAAAACGCAGAACCGGATTCTAACTGTGGAAAAATTATCAGGCAAACCAAAATTGAGGAAGCTTCTAGAAAACAATAGCCTGCCATCCTCAAAAGTGTTAAGGAAAATCACAGCTGTCAAGGAAAAACTGAGGAACTGATCTCAACTGAAGGAAACCACTAAATGTGATGCAGGATTCTGAACTAGATCCTTTTGCTTACAAAGGACATTCCAGGAACAACGGGAGAAATCTGACTGGGGTCTGAGGACTAGAGGGTGGCAATGTGTCCGTGTTAATTTCCGGATATCAATGGCTATCTTGCGATTACGGAGGAGAACGTTCCTGGTTGTGGGAAGCACACACTGAGAATTCCAGGGTAGGAGAACATCAATATGTCACTACACTCAAGTGGTTCCAGAAGGGGGTTGTTGGAAGAGAAATCTCTTTTGCATTATATTCTTATCTTTCTGTGACtgtttaaaatttgtatattatctaaagaataaaacatttgcaaaaaaaGATAGGTTGGTCCACAGATCATTTCTGGAAGGGTGCAGGAGAGATGGAGGAGGCTCAGGAAGGAAGACTCTCCTATCAGCTCTGCAGGGACACTGTGGGTTCTCTGCTGGCACAGAGAGGGTCATACCTGGCGGAACCCAGGACCAGGTGCATGAGGATCAGTAGCCTCCCTGCCGCCCTGGCAAGGGTGAGCTTCCTTGAGCTCCTGTTCCCATATCCGCTTGTCACTCAGGGCAAagggcctttgccagggaaaCTGGGAAACATCTGCTGCATTTGTAAGATTCTTTAAGATAAGATGAAAAAGTTGGCAAATTTCTCACAcggtttctttattattttaggttGCAAAGAGGTTTGTGATGTGCTACAGTTGATCaactttcatgtttttaaaactttttacttGGAAATGTTTTATGGTAGGTACATAATCCCCATGTACTCACGATATAGCTTCAACTATTCAATCATAGTTTGCGATACTCCCCCAACActggcttatttattttgaagaaaataagcaTCCTATTCTATCATCCATTGATACCTAACACTTATTTCTAAAAGAGAAGGACCTTTTACCTAAACATCATCCTACCCACCCACCACCCAAAAATCCTTAACACCACCAATTAACCATTCCCTGTTTAAACATCCCTGAttttgtctccctctctctccttctctcacaGTTGTTGTGTTCAAATTAGGATCCATACAAGATCCAACATTGCACTTGGTTGATTTGATTCTCCCACAGattccttctatttcttttccttttgcaaTGTTTTTCATAGTTGTCCTTTTCCAGTTCAACATCTTTGCAGTTTAAGatgctcctctctccctccttttcacTGACTCCGCATGTCTCCTCCCTGAtcatttttttagaaaatttcttattGACAAATCTTCCATGGGCCCAGAATACTGGCACCTTATGTTCAGGCTCCGGCAGGGAGCTCAGTGGAGGAGGTAGAGAGCTCTGAGGTAGAGAGCTCTGCTAATCCCAGCACCAACttcacagaaaacaaaagtgCAAGTAAATTCCGCAGAAACACCCAGACGGTCATTGCTCTACCATTAGCCAAGATTTGGGTGCACCACTGTCCCTCTTAGCTTCCTCATCTTTAAATTGAAGGCATTGAAAAAGATCATGATCATGACAGCAATGACAACGACATTAACAGGACATTTAATATTTGTCCAAAGGTCCCTCAAGATTCCTTCCAGTCAAGACTTTCTCTGATTTTAAGCATCAAACACACTTCAATATATTAGTGGAGAGCAACATTCTGGTTAGGGGGGAGATATTTCATAAATGACAAATGAAAAGTAAGACAATGATAACAAAAGAACGGAGACCACAAATGTAGatgacaaaagaaaactacagtcaTCGACATATCTAAATTTGAATAACATGCTATGTTTCAAAGCACTTTCTTATACATTAGCAAATCTCAGCCACACTAATAGGTAAATGATAAAGAATGGTATAAAAGGTTAATAATGGTGGAACCTTGGGTATGCAGGTGTTTCACTAAACCAGTGGCTCTCAACCTGGGTGATCTTGTGTccccccacctcctgcctccagGGGTCATTTAGCAATGTCTGGGGACATTTTGGTTGTCCCAGCTAGGAAGGTGTCCTGAACTCTACTGGGCAGAGGCCAAGGCTGCACTGAAATATCCTTCAATACTTGGCACAGACTGCaccacaaagaattatccagcccacaATGTCAGTAGTTCAGAAACTGAGAGATCCTGAGATAGGCAAGTCCCCTTGTTACCCAACTGAAACTGTACTAGACCAGGGGACTGGGGAGGCTACTGAGGCCTGAAGGCACAGGAAGTCAGACACCCTGTATTACAATCCTCCACACTGCGGGCTACCCTAACACATGAGGTTCAATAACAAAacaattggccgggtgtggtggctcatgcctgtaatcccaacacttcaggaggccaaggtgggtagatgacataaggtcaggagttcgagaccagcctagccaacatagtgaaacccgtccctactaaaaatataaaaattagctgggcataaggcgcaggcgcctgtaatcccagctactcaggaggctgtggcaggagaattgcttgaacctgggagacggaggttgcagtgagccaaaatcacaccattgcactccagcctgggcaacaagagcgaaactccatctcaaagaaaaaaaaaagaaaaaagaaaactgtcctGGTTTGGTTTTGTTACTGAGATAGACCACAATATATATTTCTGAATCTGAACTATTCCCTCAATGTATTCATTGTACTTACCAGACACTGTCCAACTGAAGAATTTACCTGCTTAGCAGACCTGTCTCTGAATGACAGCACCTGCACTGATTTAGACAATGGGCACCTGCATCCTTGGGAACGCTTTACTCTAATGGGAGCGACCGACAATGAATATGTCCATGAGAAAGAGTCAGATGGCCATGAGTGCCATGATGAGAACAgagcaggaagaggaaggggaggggagggaggggtctGGGGAGAGGGCTGCTACTTC
Proteins encoded in this region:
- the LOC129022375 gene encoding mitochondrial transcription rescue factor 1-like, which gives rise to MAMTSVKLLAVVLRKPDTWIGLWGVLRGKPLSHKLCTSWNRYSTKLRAPSYKRLIHNIFSLKFSGLLLSPKYIFPFSIRLKSNKRSNKSTTKSLQKVEDEEDSDEESDHDEMTEQEEELEDDPTIVKDYQDLEKAVQSFWYDDVLKTGLDIGRNKVEDAFYKGELRLNGEKLWKKNRTVKVGDTLDLLIGDLLNPMYLGDILDLLFGEDKEGGTKTVMRILLKKVFED